A region of the Micropterus dolomieu isolate WLL.071019.BEF.003 ecotype Adirondacks linkage group LG10, ASM2129224v1, whole genome shotgun sequence genome:
TCACCCCTACATGCATACATGAATATAAtttgttaaacacatttttaagttgGAATTTTACTAGTATGCTTGTGGTGTTCTTCTGCTAAAATTTTTCATTAGAtcagttttcacacaaaacaaaactaatcCCAAACAGCCCGACCTTAATCTTAAAAAGCTCACAAAACATGAATCAAAGAGTCTTCTGACTGATTGTAAAGTCCAGTGACTTTGACAATTCCGgctttcagaaacacattttggtTACATACAAACAAATGTTCTAGTTGTAACTGTACAACAACAGCCTACTGCTTTTCTAATCAAATGTTGAGCTTGAACTTCTCCAGACCTTGTTGAGATTACTGACATGGAGGTCTAGCTACACAAGATTGCTGTATCTTAACTAATGGGGAATTAGAGTGGTCTTACCAAGTAGAAGGAACTTCCTGCTGTCCCCATACAGTTGTCGCAGGTTAATACAGAACTCATGAATGGAGGCACCGTTTCGGTATTCGTGGAGCAGGGTAGCAAACTGCTGGATCTCCTGTGATGAAAGCTTTGTCCGCAACtagaaggagaagaaaatgttgaaaaatcaaAATGAGAATTAATACAGCTTGGAAAAAAGGTCTGCTTCTCAAAATCAGAAAGggacaaagaaagagagggtgAAATCGCCATACTGTGGTCATGTAGTcctgcagcagctctgcagcagtGGTGCTGAGCTCTCCTTCACTCGCAGTCTTTGTCTGAGGGGATGCTGGGGTGGAAGCTGATGGAGAGTTTTCTTCTGCCTCCATCGAGCCCTGAAAAGGACTGAGAGTAGAATACACCCCTTGTAAGTGAGAGTAAAGAGTAAACCACTTTGAGACGTGTCAAAAGTCTTTCTTTATCACTTTTCCCAAACCTATCATCAAAGTAACTCTTCAACCATGTACTTACAATGTGCTGGCTTCCGAGTCAAAGACCTCCTTAACGTCCACTTTTGAAGAGTCATCTGCAAAATAATAGCAAAAAAAAGTACATATTTAAAGATTCATATCGGACTTAAGGTCTTAAAATCCAGCTGCTTGAGAAGAAGGTAAAACTCCAAAGACATCCAGAAAAAGTGTCTcattcactttatttttgtCCTCACCACTGTATAGGGAAAGGTGTCTGGTAGGTGTAGTTGCGCCATCAAAAATGGCTCTGTCCAAGAAGTCAATGGTTGATTCTGTGTAAACGATCTGAAAGACCTGGCTGAGCAAAAGGCAcagctcctctgctgctgcctgaaagaggaaaaaagttaGCTATTAATAGTTTACTCTTCTGCAGAAACTAATTCATGACTCTCTGTAATATCATAGACTAGAAagacgctatacaaatacggcgcatttacatttatttttacattatcttGACATCTTGCAATGTCATTTGAAATCACCCCTGTGTGAGACTGACAAGTGCATCATGATTATCTGAATTCTGTTAACTTCACTGGAATTTACCAGTTGTGGTCTTTAAACCAGTAGGAACACATTAAACAGACTTCAGGCTGTGGTTAGCCCCAAGTTTGTTTCATTACTctatatttcaaaaatataacTGCTGGTAACTAGAAGTCAGTGTCTGCCTCATTGTACCaacaaaacagttttctttGATGTTCATTTCTGTGGTTGATTCAGGTTACATTCCAACACTTACAGCTGCAGTACGCAACAATTAAACATaaacaatgcaaaaccttccgTGTCGCCTTCTGCTGCTCGTATCACCCCGCTATGCCcctcccaccaaacccacaagttTGTACGGAAGCAAAAGGAGCTAGTTGCCCTGCGAAAACCTCATCCCTTGTAGTACTTGCTCTCCATGGCAAGAGCCTCGCCAAGACCTCGCTCCCTCTCGCTGCTCAAAGACATCTCTGCAGCGCTTTGCAGCCCCAGGGCAGtgcgccatcttggttttttggatgagagggtggagctggacaGCTGCTACACATGACAGTTTGCTGTGGTAGTGAATCAATCGCAAGGTAGCCACACCTTCaggcataccctgctttatcgtctattttactctaaatgggaccataatttactaaatgaacatcatgctgtattaaagaagaTAGGAAACTCgagattgagaccataaactcattagttAAGTGTGAACTGAGGTAGTAattcaagtgagaagtagggccATTTTCTCAGACTTCTACAATCTGGcgtctttttgcaaccagtggagtcgccccctgctggccattagaaataatgcaggtttaaggcaaaTCAACATTGgattcacttttcagacctgtaCATTACGCTTGGTTGGCACACGTTTTTTGTACTATACTCTGTTGTTGGCAAAGAAAGTATGGGCAAGTTTTTTCATTGCTGACTGTACTTTCTcagccattgtgtttgcaaGGCTCCTCCTGAAGCCGTGCACTGAAAATAATATGCTTGACTGAGTAGGAGCATGCACTAGGAAGGGGAGCTGCACATGAGCAGTGACTGACAATGCGTTAAAGACTGCTCCTAGTTGTGTTTGTTCAGACATGGTGGATTCTTATAAATACTATTAGGAGCACTAGAAAGAGCTAGAGGAACCTGTTTTTATTGAGTGGAATAGTGTGACATCACTGGTTGTTCTGCGTATTGTGATATCCAACTGTGTGCTCGTGCAAGAGATAAAACTAGAGTGGGACCCACTGTTAGAAAAACAGGTCCATCTCGCTAATACAGGTCtaaaactccacagggaaccATACAGCACTGCAGGAAACTGTACAGTAGTCTCAGAAAATTCATTTGGTGAACACTTTGGTTCAAAAGGCATTGTTCTCACCTGAGGGAccttactgaaataaataaataaactgcagaTTTGTATTTGGCTGCTCTAAACATGCATGTGGTAAACACAGCCGCAGAATAATCCTGTACCTTATTATCAACGGCCAGCACGAGCAGACAGCAGACTTCCACAAGCACAGCTCCACTCTCCGATAAGGAGCTCAGGGTCTGAGACTTGTTGAGATCAGGACACGAGCTAGGACAAGGAGAACCTCCTGACTCCTGAGCTGAAAAACAGcgaaaaacacacaattcaaACAACTGAATCGTTGTCAACTTAGCATTTTggacattttgaaatatttgaatCCAAACCATTCATTATTATTTGCCACATAATTTTACATTACTGTTAGTTCCTGTCCTGAAAGATGTCAGTTAAGCACTTGCTCTAAACTGGATGTAACAGTTAACTTTAAAATTAATCACTTGTCCTTGTGTACTGTCATAAGGACATAACCAAACAAAGAACCAGAGGGAGCTAACAGCAACTTAACACTTGCAGAAACCTTTAAATGTTAAGTTTGGTTTTTCACCTGTTTTGAGCACCACAAGGTGCAAAGAGTCATCTCTGATGTAGGAGACAGCAGCAATATCATGGATGGGCACCCTCAGGATGATGTCTTCTCCATCGCGCCATACAAGCTTTATGTTGTACGCTGACAAGCTCACCACAGCATCCTGCTCCGATGTCAGCTGGCCTGCCAACTGATGGGACTTCTGAAAATCACAGAGGTGTAAAGAGTGGGTAATAATTCCTGTTATGACAGCAATGATAAATACCAACGTGTGACTAGTAAATATTTATAGTGTTATGTTAATGTATAGAATAAAGCAGTCGAATGACATCGCTGTACTCCACTCTCCTTTAAATACCAGTCATGATCTGAAAGTTACCGCATAACCCGATGTATTTTTCTGTTacaataattaataacatttcCATTTAACAACATGTTACTGGTTAAAATAACCATGTAGGCTATATTAGATTTTAATGGGCATGGAATAATGAAATGTTACatggcttttctttgttttgatatggCATTAACTATCAGACATCATCTgtcctgctctctaaatattggCATCACCCATTGAAAAATGTCATCTGTATACTTATGTTGGCATGAACAGAACTTAACTATTAAAGGAATTTTATTAAATCTATAAAATAGTTTTCAAAAAAGCAAGAGAAAAGAGAGTGAGCAGCCAACTCACTCAGATATTTACCCTTGCAGTGTCAATGAGCTGCAGCACTTCTGTGCGACTTGATGGGTTCAAGTATCCTGGAACTGATGTCAGCTGCCCCAAGTACTGGACAGGacacaacataaacacactttTTACTACAAAAATTAAGAACAACAGCTTAGCATCATATAAATCATCATTTGCTCCTAAGTGAAAGGTACTACAATATTATTTATCTATGATCAGGGACTTTACATCTCTGCTAGCCACACTCACTTTGACCTCCTTCTCAATGTAGTCATTGAGCAGGATGTCAGGGTCGATGCGGTGGTCAGGCTGAGAGAGCGAGAAGGTGTGGAGGGCCCTGCGCTCAGCGGCTTTCTCCTGGGCCTTCTtgtctctccccttctctcctttcaGGAAGACTCGCTTGAATGGAGACACGATACCAGGCTagtgaatgaaaataaagagaACGGGGTTGAGAGAAATTAGAAGATTGTCAAGCAGCCTTCCCAAAATTTGTGTGGATATTATGTAGCATTTCAGACTTTCTAAATTATAAACCATTGACATTATCTGTTTCTATGCaacagtatattattattaattactgGACAATTCATATTCACAACATCCACATGGTGTAGTTGCAATGGGCTGGCAACACAGTAAAGCAACTGCAAATGCAGCTACAAATTTAATGTCCCATCCCCCAAATAAACAAGCAGTAACTATGTCAAACTTCTTCTGAATGTGGTACTTATATGCCTTGTAATTTCTGCTGACCCTACTTCCCCTGACTGTGCTGGTAGCTGCAGAGTAAGATACAGTAGACGGACTCTTTGCGAGTGCAAATGCACAGCCCTCCGTGTTACCGAATATGTGGTGCTCAAATGTCAACAATATCATGTGCAAAAGGAAAACTCAGCATTTTGCAATATGTAGAGGAGTTTGCAGTCAAAGTCTGTTTTAAACGAATGATGGCGAATCACATTTAAATCTCGAACATTAACCTCAAAACAGCGATGAGAAGCTGCCACCGATGTGTCACAAGAGAAAAAATATTTCCTTCCTTTtctcaaaaatgtttctgtaatcACTTCAGAacctctaaaataaaatatgaaattatataaTTCTTTAGCCTCTGTATCAACTGGCAAAATGTCAACACTGAGAAAGCCTTAGAAAGCCTACCTCGTTCTCCATGAGCCCATACGCTAGAAGAGTCACCTATTCAACGGCCTGGCCACAGATGCTGTTACGCTCGCCTCACACCGTCTAAACACTGTCACCTGTTGCctccactcacacacagtgGCAGCTGCCAACCGGCGACAGACATACAAGATCAAACACGgcctgggtgtgtgtgtatgtgtggggtgTAACCCCCTCACAGAGGAAGGGaagtgtctctctgtctatacACTCAAGCACAAGAACAGGAAGGGGACAAGCCACAACTTCCTGTGATGACACACGAAGTCGTGCTTTGAATAttgaaaaacacttttaaaaagtgcttcacagatgttgaagacagagaaaagggagTGTGTGGCGATAATGACTTTTACTCCACATGATATTTTATTGCGATGCGATGATTGCTGCCTTCccatcactgctacaccactaAATACAAGACAGTGTATATTCTGTTACACTGCAGAATCAATAAGGCAAAATATGTAGCGCCATAGGATTTATTTCCTTTATTCACACAACTTGTGAAAAGGTCAATGTAACAACTTGCTATTGCTGGCAATACCTACAATAGGTAAGCTATGCTGTGGTATCAGTGCATTATTTAACAGTACGTCAGTGCATTAACATTTTATGGCTTTTCCTTAGGAAATGTGAGACAAGAGCTACTGTAATTGACCCCAGTAGATGGCCTTAAGATGAACAAGTGCCTCTTTTGGTGAAAGTCAGTTCAGAGGATGAAACACAAGTGAAGATACTGTATGACGTCTTTGGCCTGGGAGAAAACAAGTACAGGTGGACTTTCAAACTTTGTGTAAGTGTAAGAGGAGTCTTGGTTTATTAGTGTTTGTAAAACATCATCACTCCCGCTGGGCTGAAAGCAAGCTAAGACAATGCCGTGTGTGGGAGTCAAAAGAGGGTTCACTCTGCTATATTGCTGTAAAGCTGGAAAATTCATTAACTTCTCCAGATACCTGACAGTTTCCAGACCTTCCTGTCTGCAAAATACCTACATTTCATGAAGTTCCAGAGATTCCACCCGACAAATAGGAAGCTTTTATAAATGAGAAAACAGTTGGCAAAGTGAAAGTAgctctctctcttgttttcaTATTAAAGGGTTTGAGCTTTCACTTGAACCTGTGTAATAACACAAAACTTTGTAAAGTGATAAAAATGCTGTTCTCTATCTCCACCAAGTGGAACAAACAAGAACTGTATGTATTGGTGACACTGATCTCTCAAAGTAAAGATAACTCTGATCAGTATGAAAGATGTCAAAAAAATTGGTCATAACTAGTTTCAAAAAGCTGTTCACTGAAAACATTAATTTGTACTGAGATAAAACGGAAGAAATTAACAATTGTTTACACCTAAGGATATCTGACTTTCCAAAAAGCTAAAATGCTGCTAGGCAAgtgtttaaatatgtttactgcAGATCTACATAGAAATTACCTAGGCAACCTATCATTTGTGTTAAGGTACTTTGAGTGGAAGTTTGAGTTTTGCCTTATCAAACTAAGCGCAGACTTTGGGTTAGATAATATTGCTGAGAAAAACATTTCCTTGCCCAAATAAACCTTCTTAACACTAGGATATCACTTCATTTCCGTTCAAAATTCCCTTCACATCATGAGTAGGCGGATTTAGATGAGAGGTAAAATTAGTGTTTTTGTCATGGAAAAATGAAGGAATGACCAGCACAATTATAACAAAGACGTGAACCTCAAGACACCTCACTTCTCATTATGCTGCTCAGGCTGTGGAAACTTGTGGACGTCATGTCAAGCCAAGATTTGGTGGGTCCTGCCCTTCAGTTTCCTCCTGTGCCAATCAGAATAACAGAGGGAAAATACCTCTTCTGTCTGTGGTAAGACACAGTAGGAAGAAAAGATCAAAGGAATGTCAGCTATGTGTCTGAACACAAAGACCCCTCTCCATATCAAACGGGATCATTAGGTAGTATGTGTATGTACTGCATGTGTGGCAGAGGGCAAGATGGTTGTCACAACCATGTGTGAGTGCTGATTCCCTTTAGCATGACTGACACTGAtgactgctgcctttgacaGCTGATGTTGAGCACACATATCTTCCATGACCCACGCCTACACGTAACAACGAGGGTTATTACTCTGGGAAACTAGGTTTTGCGTTCATAGCCTTTTTGTGAATACTGACACTGCGGTATATCCAGCATCACCTTCACGTTAATTAATACAGCAATGGCCGATAATTTCCTATTAAGAACATTTATCACAACGAACACATACTAACTTGATAtgtgaacacattttaatggaCTAACGTTAAGTGAACAAGATTTGTTGAAGGCGACATTGATATTAATAACGTTAGATTATAAATAAAAGCATCCTCACGCTCACggtaacgttttaacttaacttGTAACGTTGACACTTCACTCGCTCTTTTAGGCTCAATCTGTTGCGCATTAATTTAACTAtgttatgtttatttaatgtcCGGTTTTCCCCCATTTAACACAACGGCGATCGATAGAAAATACACTAAACATGTCGGTGCGTTATCGTGAGAGCTTTGCCTCTGTCCGCTGATATTTACTTGATAGTTGGCTAAActtagccagctaacgttaacgttaagcTCAACTGGTCTGACTAGCTAGTAAGTTAGCATGATAGCTAATCAACTTGCAGTACAAAGTATGCGTAATTGCCCACCTTacctttttcacttttttcacatCATCCTCCATTTCTATGTGAAGGTCCTCTTCTTCATATCCAGGTCGGCGTGGAGATCCAGGTGAGACGAGACATAACTACCGAAGCTTTTAACCAGCACTCATCTGACAGTAGTTAGCTtgctagcctagcttagccTAGCATTAGTAAAGTGATGCCGAATTTGAGCCGATAGCAAAAGCCATCCTGACTTTTGCCGTATTCCACAACCATTAGAAAAAAATGCCGGCGTGCCTCCAGTCTGAAAATGGTATGCTTCAGTGCTGCTAAAACAACTGAAGAGATAGTCTGTGATGAAGACAAACTCGGATAAAACAGGCAAAACTTTTCAATCGTGCCGCCATTTTGGGCGTTGAACTGTGGTCCAGCGTCATGCTTGGCTTTGCACAAACCAAAACAGCTGCTACTGTCAGTACTGTGTGTTACACTGATTATACGGCAGAGTGATAGAGTGACTGTAGTGTTTCGGACAGCGTTTATGTTGTTGGCTAGAATAAAAAGATATCAAATTATTCAGTTACAACTCACTTCAGATAAAGGAATTATAGCTATGGCATGTAGACACGGAGTAAATTTTGCATAGGTGACTATACTGTAACATATTGGTCTCATAGTGGGGAAATTCCCTACCTTAACAGAATGCTATTTATAatgctttatttattgtttgcttGCTACAGCCCCTCCTGATTATAACAGCTTCTTGACCATTTGTAATTTTTAAGAGGTTGAAATTTTGACACTTGTCTCTCAATTCTCTTTAGGAAAGCCCCATATGTCACTTTTTGTCACATCACAAACAATAGGCATTTTCCACATCTGATATTTCCTTTTAATATGAGATAAAAGCACAGGTGGCTCTGTCCCTCCCAGTAAGCCATAGGCTACCTCTTGACCTGACACACCTAAATGTTATGCAGTTCAATATTACACTTGTATtagctttctttctttgtgcttTTCTGCTAAGATAAGTCTTTCTTGCCctgaaaatagtttttatttgtcTAAAAACACTAGCTGTTAATAACTAACGAGGCTCTTAAAATGCAGGTGTATCACTtgtgacatttttgtgtgtctgtcaaaAGAATTTCTTGACACACCAGCTGTTACTTTTTACTATCCCTGTTTTACTAAGACAAAAATGTAGACAGCCAATCaagacagcaagagagagagagagaggcagacaagtggaggaaaaaagaaacagcaaGAGGATATTAAACTGGAACAGAGACCAGTCACTCACAAGGTTGGCTGCATGCATGCCAACAAAAGGCTAAGCTCTACACACCTCCAGAAACTGTCAAGGGTATTTACTTTTTAATCATGTCATATtcatctgtctttgttttcctgAACCTCTGGATAAAGCAGGTGAAGGGTAGACTACTTCATCTGCTATTGGTTATATTTGGGATGGTCAAGAAATGTCACTATGTAAAGAATTAAATGCTAAATTATATGTATTGGgtctgaatttgttttgttaaaggttGGTGATTGTCCTGTAATTCAATTGCAAATAGCAAAACGTGTGTGCATCAATGCAGGTAAGGATGAACTATGGCTACAGTATAGGATCTGCAAAAGTATTACATTTAGTAACCTTGTGTTTAGGTCTGTTACGCCTGATTTGGCTTTTAGTTTATGTAACCTctcaacatactgtatatttctaaATGAATCATATTACATTTGTAAACTTTGTCCATCAAAGGTTGACCCCAGACGTATCCTCCACTATATCAACTGCCTCTGcaagttaaaaatatatatgagATATGCCCATGTCTCAATATCTATTTAACTATTGTTCCAATGTGCAAAAGAAATTCTTTTGTAATTAGTGCTGGTGATTAGTTAAAGGATTTGATCTAGTGCACCCATGTTAAACACCCCTACACAGCCATAGTCAAACCATGTATGTGTTTTCACTTTTGGTCTACAGTTGCTTGtcatctctctccctttcttgtAGTTTAGTTGCTGTTTGGGTCGGACAACTTAGACCTTTACCAATCTTATTAGTACATCCGTTTTGTGACATCATGTACATTAAGTCCACACAATGTCAACCTGCAGAGGTCTGATCAAAGTAAATCAAAACGCCTGTAGGCCTTTAACTAGCTACATTTAAAGATGTACTAATCACAAGCTAAAATGTTTACTGTAAAGCTTTATAGTACGATACATTCACTAAACTTTACCTCAAAGTGTGTAGGCTCACATCTTACACCTTTGCAGGCCACATATTGCAGTGGCTTTCATTtgttgaaatgtgaaatgtgcatGTGAATACAGTACTAATATATTGCACTTTCAAatactatatttatttttctcttctgGGATGAACAGTCTGATATATGAATCTACAGTAAGGcttaacattacattttcagcataatatttctcttttcatctaaaaaccaaaacatacaaaaagaaCTTTAGCACCATatgttattaataatatttatattgttcCCAAAAATAGGACATcagttttgcttttttaaagaaCGGGGATTCCATTAAACAATTTACTTACATTTTATacttaacaacaacaaagaaatcaTTCTTTATATGTTCTCAGTCACAACATTGGTTGTATGAGTACACTTTCATAAAGATGCTACATACTGTAGCAAATTTGCTTGCTCACATTGTGCCAACTTTTGGAATACCCCGGATAAATCATATAGTCTAGGGAGTATCCTGATAGATTTGTGAAATACACCAACAAGCTAACACAATCtagaaattgaattgaatataaaCAAAGCAATATTTCCCAACACCTTTGATAACAATTTCAAAAATCAGCAGCAATTAATATGACAACCATAGTCGCTTCATTGGAATATCAAatccatttttaaacaaaatattacagcCAATtctacaataacaacaaaaatagaTACACAGATTAAGGACATATAGATGACAGGAATTTACAACACAGCAATCACgatctatatatttttttaacccCAATTCCAGTAGCAGAAGTACATTTGTGCACCTGTGCATTTGCTAAAAAGATGCATTTTGTCATCTACCAGTTTGATTCtctcagagaaaagaaagaaaaaaaatcctagtGCAGTTTGAATcatagtaaaacaaaaacatactgtatgctgAAACCAGTATAATAAACATTGTATGAACAGTAGAgtaactgttgttttttgtgcagATCGGAAAATTAAAATGGCACCATTGAGAGTTGAGTCCTGCTGTAAACGGTGTGGATTTGAGGTGCTAGCTCTCGAGCATTTTGAGACTGCAAGTTTATGGGGCGCAGGCCCTCTCAGTCAACCGGAAGGCTATGCTTTCAGAAAGCCAAAAAGTAGACTCTGGAGTCTACAATGGTAGCaccttttcaaatgtatttattcagcACCAGGTTATTAACAAaaatcaaagaagaagaaaaagtaaaagaagaaaatgcacCGTTTTATCATCTGAACATACTGCTCCAGTGGTCAAACAGATGGTCATGACACAAAGGTACAGACTAAACCAAGTTAAACACTACAATGGCCTGCTGCTACACATTAATGCAGAAATCAGAGGGTTTGTTGTGCAGTCGAGAGCACTTACATGCTAAATGTTGCGGGTCACCTCACAATGACTTTTAAAGGCATGCTGGGAGGTGGTGGGAAACCAGGAAATGAGGATATTCAAAAGTGATTCAGTGATTGGGCCTGTTTCATCATTCCGTTGTAAGAAAATGCAAcataagtgtttttttattttgcgcATT
Encoded here:
- the ccm2 gene encoding cerebral cavernous malformations protein 2 homolog, yielding MEDDVKKVKKPGIVSPFKRVFLKGEKGRDKKAQEKAAERRALHTFSLSQPDHRIDPDILLNDYIEKEVKYLGQLTSVPGYLNPSSRTEVLQLIDTARKSHQLAGQLTSEQDAVVSLSAYNIKLVWRDGEDIILRVPIHDIAAVSYIRDDSLHLVVLKTAQESGGSPCPSSCPDLNKSQTLSSLSESGAVLVEVCCLLVLAVDNKAAAEELCLLLSQVFQIVYTESTIDFLDRAIFDGATTPTRHLSLYSDDSSKVDVKEVFDSEASTFPFQGSMEAEENSPSASTPASPQTKTASEGELSTTAAELLQDYMTTLRTKLSSQEIQQFATLLHEYRNGASIHEFCINLRQLYGDSRKFLLLGLRPFIPEKDSQHFENFLETIGVKDGRGIITDSFGRYRRTASSASDSTTNGNGAAEGSAASDEGQEASEGDEWDRMITDISNDIEALGCSMDQEGVTP